The DNA sequence TTGCGACCTCATTTCCAGTTCAGGAGCAACTGCTGTTTTCATCATGGAATCAGGAATCCCCAAAGGACTCCATTTTGCCAGCGTATTTTCAGTCGGAAATTCAGCTCAGAACGGGGTTGAAGAAATTCTCGAATTCATGGACGAAGTTTTCAACCCGGAAACCAGTACACGTGTCAAACTGCTTTATGTCGAAAGCATTAAAAATCCGGATAAATTATTGAAACACGCCTCTTCGTTAATCCGGAAAGGATGCAAAATAGCAGCCATTAAAGCCGGAAGCAGCGAGGCCGGAAGCCGGGCTGCAGCATCGCATACCGGAGCTATGGCCAATTCGGATCTGGCAGTTGAAGCTCTATTCCGTAAAGCAGGTATCGTTCGTTGTTACGGCCGCGAAGAATTGACAACGGTCGCCAACATTTTCCACTGCAAACCCATGAAAGGGAAACGGCTGGCCATCATTACCCACGCCGGAGGACCGGCAGTTATGCTTACCGACGCACTTGAAGATGGAGGACTAAAAATTCCGCACATCGAAGATTGCGAAGCAAAAACAAGGCTCAAAAATCAGCTTTTCGCAGGTTCTTCGGTCGAAAATCCAATTGATTTTCTGGCCACCGGAAATGCAGAACAATTGGCAGCCATTATTGATGCCTGCGAAAACGATTTTGATAAGATTGATGGGATGGCAGTTATTTTTGGCAGTCCGGGACTATCTCCGGTTCGTGACGTCTACCAGGTTCTCAACGAAAAAATGCGCACCTGCAAAAAGCCTATATTTCCAATTCTTCCTTCCCTGATCAATGTGAAAGACGATATGGCTTATTTTATTTCTGAAGGGAATGTAATCTTTCCCGATGAAGTTTTGCTGGGGAAAGCGTTGACAAGTATTTTGAAGACCGCCAAACCTTCCGAAGAAAAAATATTCCTTGATGATATTGATATTCCTGAAATCCGACGGATTGTTGATCGGGCTGAAGATGGATTTCAATCGCCTGAAATAATCCATCGGTTGTTTGCCGCCGCAGGAATTCCGATGGTTCGCGAAATCACTGTTGCAACGGAAGATGCAGCTATCGAAGCAGCAAAAAAAATAAGATTTCCACTCGTAATGAAAGTAGTTGGCCCCATACATAAAACTGATGTTGGCGGAGTTGTACTAAATGTTCAGGATATGGAAACTGTTCAGCGCGAATTCAAGCGGTTGATTCAGATTAACGATACAACCGCCGTTTTGATGGCTGAAATGGCTTCAGGAATTGAACTTTTTCTGGGGGCTAAATATGAGGACAAGTTTGGACACATTATTTTGTGCGGCATCGGTGGCATTTTTGTCGAGGTATTCAAGGATGTTACTTCAGGCCTTGCTCCGCTTACCATGTGCGAAGCTGCTGCAATGATCAAAAACCTCAGGGCATACCGCATCATCAAAGGCTACCGTGGAAAGAATGGTGTGAAGGAACGTAAGTTTGCCGAAATTATGGTACGCTTATCAACGTTGCTGCGCTTTGCGGTCGAAATTAAAGAACTGGACATCAATCCACTGCTTGGCGACGGAGACAAAATAATTGCAGTAGATGCGCGCATCAGGATAGAAAAAAAAAGCCTCCCCTAACCCCTCCGAAGGAGGGGAACTTTGGTTCGTGATTAATCTCATCATATTGGCTTCGATTAACTTTCAATTTTATCATTTTTAAATACTAAGAACTCTGGGATAAAAAATCTGGGATCACAGTTTTCAATCCAACCTCTCATTCGAAGCGTTTTCCTCCCCTCCTTCGGAGGGGTCCGGGGGAGGCTTCAAAAAAAAAGAAGGCTAATAAACTTCGGTGAAACACCTTTGTTTATTAGCCTTTATGTAGTTGTAAAAATTAAATGAATTAATTTTTACATAAATAGTACATTAAAAACAGGAAATAGACTAGTATTCAGATCTTCTGTTGCCACCAGCGCTTGAGCCACCACCACGGTTGAAGCCACCGCCTGAGTTGCCTCCACGATCGCCACCACGGAAACCACCGCCACCGCCAGCATTACCGCCACGGAAACCGCCAGCACCGCCGCTACCGCCACGGAAACCACCGCCACCTGAATTGCCTCCGCGGAAACCACCGCCTGAGTTGCCACCACGGAAACCACCACTAGGACGGCTACCTTCTTTTTTTTCTTCAGCTTTATTTACAACAATTGTCCGGCCTTCAATCTCAGCGTTGTTCAATTCTTCAATTGCTTTTTTAGCTTCTTCTTCATTCGTCATTTCTACAAAACCAAATCCCTTTGATCTTCCAGTAGCTCTGTCAGTAATAATTTTTACGGATGTAACTTCTCCGTATTCTTCAAAAATTTCCTGTAATTCGCTTTCCTCAATTTTAAAGGGAAGGCTGCCAACAAAAATGTTCATAAATAACTGTTTAAATAATGGATAAATATATTTTCCAAAAGTAGTTATATTTTGATTCAAAATACGTTTGGGAAAAGATTTTATTCGGCAACGCATTTTTTTTTGCCTTTTTTATCAACCTAAGCTTTAATTGGTTACAGCGAATCAGGTTTGACTTTCCATTCACAACCAGCGCCTGATTATAATTCAGTATAGCCAAAAAGCCTCTCGTGAGAATCCATATTCGACATTTGCAACCTTAAATACACCTTAACTTTAGATAAAGTATATCGCTGTAATACCATTTTTTTACCATGAAGTTGATCAGAATTTATAATTTTCCAGCCTGCCAATCCACTCTCAAATGCTTTCATTATTCAAACTGAGTCTAAATTACCTCATTTTTACTTTTTTATATAAATCAAACGATATCTTATAATTGCTTTATTTTAATACATTTCAACTTCGATAATGAAAGTACAAGACTCCAATTACTTACAATTGCGCTATTGCCACTTTTGTAGTATTCGATAAAACTTATACTTTTGGATTCAATTCAGGATGCTGTGGCTTAGTCTATTGTATTTCACATCATTCGGAGTTAAAAAATATAAAAACCAAAAATTAATTAATTAAGTTCCTCACCGGAGCCTGAGTTTGCTGTATTATGATTTTAATTCAGCTAATGATCAGAAGAACCAAACATCACATGAAAAAACTATTTTTCTTACTCCTATTAATTAGTACCCAAATCTCTTACAGTCAGGAAACCAAACCCAAAGAAACATCACTCGAATTTTATGGTTTTGTTCGATTTGAATCCTTTTTCGATTCATACAAAGGATTAAATGCCGGCAACGATCTTTTTTTCATTGCGCCATCATATGCCGGAGTCGATACTAACGGAAAGCACATTAACCAGACCCCAACCTATAATTTTGCAACGATGGCAACCCGATTGGGCGTTCGCATTGCTGGTCCGGAAATTTTTAAAGCGAAAACGTCGGTCAATATTGAAGCGGACTTTGCAGGTGACCTTGGAAATAATCCGGCTCTATTTCGGGTAAGACAGGCAAATGCTGTTTTCGCCTGGAAGAAATCATCGTTGCTGGTTGGCCAAACCTGGCATCCATTCTGGGGTGGAAAAGTCTTCCCAACGGTTGCGGGTTTGAATACCGGCTCTCCATTTCAGCCGTTTAACCGAAGCCCACAGGTCAGGTTCGACTATAGGCCCAGTACAAAACTGATTCTTTCGGCCGCCATGGTTGGCGAATTTCAATATAAATCGTATGGGTTCTCGAAGATTGAGACCATGACCATTGAGAAATTAGATATTTTTAACCGTAATGCGGGAATTCCTGAAATGGTTGGCAATATAGAAATGAACAATGGCGGATGCACTTTAGGCGCTGGGGTTAGCCTGAAATACATTTTACCAACGCTCTATACCGTTGGCAGTGCAGGCAAATATGTGTCAAACGAAATGGTTCAGTCGACATCGTTTGTCGGATATGGACAGTATGTAAAGAAAATGTTCTCCATCAGGGCTAAAGCTGTGCTAGGTCAGAATATGACACACTTATGTATTCCTGGTGGATATGGCGTAAAAACACTAGACAAAGCGACAGGAGCATTGACTTACACGCCTTACAATTCGTTCACCAGTTTTATAAATGCGGTATACGGTAAAAAATACCAGGTTGGCCTTTTCGGTGGTTATTTGAAAAACCTGGGAACTGCTGATGCACTATATAACTTTGGAAGTTCAACAGCTCCAACCGTTGTTACTCCTGGATTACTCCCCAATGTAGCTTCAATTTACCGTGTTGCCCCTCACTTTGCGATGAATATCTCAAAAATCCGCTTCGTTGCTGAATATGAATTAACTTCAGCAGAATATGGAACCGGCAACATCGATTTGAACGATGGATTATATGCAACAGGTGTTAATGCAACAAATCACCGGATTTTGCTCATGTTAATGTATTCTTTCTAAACCGAACTATCATGTATTGGGAAAATGAACTTGAAACGCTGAAGCGGAACGATCTCGAAAAACTTCAGTTCAAAAGGCTGAAAAGCACCATTCAGTCGGCCATGAATTCACCATATTACGGAAACCTGTATAAACAAATGGGATTGTCTGCCGATTCGGTGAGGTCGGTTTCCGACATTCAAAAACTACCCTTTACCACCAAACAAAATCTGCGAGAGAATTTCCCATACGGATTTTTAGGTTTACCAACGAAAGAATTGATTCGACTGCACAGTACCAGCGGAACCACCGGAAACCCGACTGTAATTTTTCATAACCGCCACGACATTGATTCATGGGCAAACTTAATGGCGCGTTCGCTATTTTGTGCCGGAGTGCGCGATACCGATGTTTTCCAAAACATCTGCGGCTATGGGTTATTCACCGGAGGACTTGGGTTTCAATACGGAGTTGAACGACTTGGTTGCCTGAGTATCCCGGCTGGAGCAGGTAACAGTCCACGCCAGATTAAATTGATGCAGGACTACGGAACCACTGCAATACATGCCATTCCAAGTTACCTGAACCGCTTGTATGAAGTTTTTCTGGAAGAGGGACTCGACCCACGAAAAGATACCAAACTGCATACATTTGTGATTGGCGCCGAACCACATACAGAAGGACAACGCCGGCGCATCGAAGAAATGTATGGAGTGAAAGCGTACAATTCTTTTGGTCTTACGGAAATGAATGGCCCGGGTGTTGCTTTCGAATGCACCTGCCAAAATGGGTTGCACATTTGGGAAGACGCATATTTGGTTGAAATTATTAATCCCGAAACGCTGGAACCTATTACTGACGGCGAAGTTGGCGAATTGGTTCTAACTACGCTGGATCGCCAGGCCATGCCATTAATCCGCTACCGCACCCGCGATTTAACGCGAATTTTGCCCGGAACATGTGCTTGTGGCCGAACACATGTTCGTCTTGACCGAATTACCGGACGAAGCGACGATATGTTTATTGTAAAAGGATGCAACATTTTTCCCATGCAAATTGAAGGCGTCCTGATGAAAGTTCCTGAAGTAGGTGCCGATTATCTGATAACTTTAAAAACGATTGACGGGAACGATGAAATGATCATCGAAGTTGAAGTGAAAAAAGATTGGTTCAATGGCGACATCTCGCGGCTGGACAAATTGACAAAACAGCTAACCGCTTTAATTCGCGACGAAGTTTTAGTTAAGCCAATCATCAGGCTCGTTGAGCCCAATTCGCTACCGAAGCCAGAAGGGAAGGCAGTTCGGGTAAAAGAACTTCGAATCGCTTTGAATTCGTAGAGAAGTAGCAAGATGCAAGTATCAAAACAAGAAAATGCCTTACTATAAGTTTTCTTGATGCTTGAATCCAGATACTTGATATAAAAATAATAATTCATCATATCTAATTCATAAATCCAATGGCATATCAGGTCTCCATATTTCTGGAAAATAAAATCGGCCACCTTGAACGGGTTACTGCCGTATTAAAAGCTGCCAAAATCGACATCCGCACCATGAACCTGAACCATACCGCCAATGGTTGGGGAATCTTGAACCTTGTTGTTTCAAATCCTGAACTTGCGCATAGCCTGTTGCTTGAAAAAGGCCTGTCGGCAGCCCTGCGCGAAATTGTGGTTATTGAAATGATTGACCAACCCGGAGGATTGGATGACCTGCTCAAAGAAATTGTCAATGCAGGTGTCAATTTCACCAATGCATACGGGCGATCGGGCTATGAAAATAAAAATGCCTACTTTGTTATCGATCCTGAAGATGTTACTCAGGCGAAAAAAAAGCTGCTGGATGCCGGACTAAATATCATGCCCGATGAATCCATTTATGGAACCAACTGATACATTATAATGTATCACAATAATAAAAACTCAATACAATGATCTGGAACGAAAAAATAGAATGTGCGAGCCGCGACGAAATGCGCGACATTCAATCGGAACGACTGAAAGAAACAGTCACAAGAATTTACCACAATGTGCCCAGCTACAGGCAAAAAATGCAAGCAGTGGGCCTTGTTCCCGATGATATAAAATCGGTCGACGATCTGAGTAAACTGCCATTCACCCTCAAAACCGACTTACGCGATAACTATCCGTTTGGGTTATTTACCGTACCCATGAGCGAGATTGTGCGTATCCATGCTTCTTCAGGAACAACCGGGAAGCCAACTGTTGTTGGATACACCCGAAAAGATCTGAACAATTGGGCTGAAATGATAACCCGTGGACTTTGCATGGCAGGTGTCCATCGTGATGATATTGTTCAGGTGGCTTATGGCTACGGACTATTTACCGGCGGTCTTGGAATGCACTACGGTTGCGAAAATCTGGGCGCATCGGTTATCCCGATTTCAGGAGGAAATACTGACAAGCAGCTTCAACTGATGCAAGATTTTGGGACCACGGTATTAGCCTGCACTCCATCGTATTCGCTCCATTTAGGCGAAGAGTTGGCGGCAAAAGGAATTAAAAAGGAAGACCTGAAATTGCGTATCGGCATTTTTGGAGCCGAACCATGGACCGAAAATATGCGCAAGGAAATTGAAGCCAGTCTGGGAATCAAGGCCATCGACATATACGGGTTAAGTGAAATCATGGGACCTGGAGTTTCGTGCGAGTGCGAACATCAGGCCGGAATGCACATCATGGAAGACCATTTCATTCCTGAAATTATTGATCCGATTACCTTACAGCCATTACCCGCCGGCGAAGTTGGCGAGCTGGTTTTTACCACCATCACCAAAGAAGGAATTCCGCTAATCCGCTACCGCACGCGTGATCTTACCCGCCTAAACTACGAAAAATGTGCATGCGGACGTACCTTGGTGCGCATGGAAAAATGCAAAGGCCGCAGCGACGACATGCTGATTATCCGCGGTGTAAATGTATTCCCATCGCAAATTGAAAGCGTGTTACTCGAAATGAGCGAAACGGCTCCTCATTATTTGCTTATTGTTGAACGGGAAGGTAACTTAGACACGCTGAAACTGATGGTTGAAGTTCAGGAACAGTTCTTCTCCGACGAAATCAGGCAGTTGGAAGCTTTGCGCAAAAAAATTAAGAACAAACTCCAGAGTACACTTGGAATTTCGGTAGATGTAAAACTGGTTGAGCCGAAAACCATCGAACGCACCGCTGGAAAAGCAAAACGTGTAATTGACAACCGTAATTTGTAGGAGGAAACCATAATGATTATCAAACAACTATCTGTATTTCTCGAAAATAAAACAGGACGGCTGAATGAAGTAACTCAACTTCTGGGCAATGCCGGAATTAACATGTCGGCAATGAGCCTGGCCGACACTTCCGAATTCGGAATTTTGCGCATGATCGCATCTGAGCCTGAAAAAGCACTTTCAATCCTGAAAGAGGCCGAATTTTCAGTCAGGCTAACTGATGTGGTTTGCCTGAACAGCCCGAATGAGCCAGGTGCACTGGCCAGAGCATTGGACATCCTTTCCGGAGAAGGTGTGTTCATTGAATATTTGTATGCGTATTCAATGGATAACAAAACGGCTAATATTGTATTAAAGCCCGACAACATTCAGAAATGTATTGAAGTCCTTCAGGCTCACCAGCTGGAATTGGTGAGTGCAAGTGAAATGTATAAAATATAAATTCATTCGCGGTTGCGAAACAGTCCTGTCGGTTCGTTTGTTATCTTTGCAAATGGGTTTTCTGAAGGATTTAAGGATATTTACCTAAATTGTCCCGGCCTTACCGGGACTTTTAATAACATAAGGAAGATGAAGAAAATAGCTATCCAGGGAATTGCAGGTTCTTTCCACGAAGATGCAGCACGAAGATATTTTGAGGATGAAATTGAAGTGGTCGAATGCAAATCCTTTACAAGCGTTTGCAATTTAATTGATACGGACCAGGTTAATATTGCTGTAATGGCCATCGAAAACTCGATCGCCGGCAGCTTATTGCAAAATTACGCCCTGATTCGCGACTATCATCTGAAAATTATCGGTGAGATTTATATCCACATCCAGATGCACCTGATGGCCAATCCGGGTGTGGCGAAAGAAGACATCAAAACCATTTATTCGCACCCAATAGCTATTAAACAGTGTGCCGAATACCTCGAAAGTCAATTTCCAAATGTTCACATCATTGAAAATCAGGATACTGCCGCTTCAGGCAAATTAGTTCATGACCAAAAATTAACGGATGCCGCTGCCATTGGAAATCAACGCACTGCGGAACTTTACGAACTGGATATACTCGATTCGGGGCTCGAAACAAACAGGCAGAATTACACACGCTTCCTGATTTTATCGAAACATGCCCGGCACAACG is a window from the Aquipluma nitroreducens genome containing:
- a CDS encoding acetate--CoA ligase family protein → MITKELIAPKSIAVVGASNNTTKPGGKLLKNLLDNNFKGDLYVVNPGSNDVQGVKSYPSINDLPLVEMAVLAIPAAACVEAVEILATQKGTKGFIIISAGFSEESEEGRILEQKIVKIIQENNACLIGPNCIGVITYAHTSVFTTPIPKLEQMSCDLISSSGATAVFIMESGIPKGLHFASVFSVGNSAQNGVEEILEFMDEVFNPETSTRVKLLYVESIKNPDKLLKHASSLIRKGCKIAAIKAGSSEAGSRAAASHTGAMANSDLAVEALFRKAGIVRCYGREELTTVANIFHCKPMKGKRLAIITHAGGPAVMLTDALEDGGLKIPHIEDCEAKTRLKNQLFAGSSVENPIDFLATGNAEQLAAIIDACENDFDKIDGMAVIFGSPGLSPVRDVYQVLNEKMRTCKKPIFPILPSLINVKDDMAYFISEGNVIFPDEVLLGKALTSILKTAKPSEEKIFLDDIDIPEIRRIVDRAEDGFQSPEIIHRLFAAAGIPMVREITVATEDAAIEAAKKIRFPLVMKVVGPIHKTDVGGVVLNVQDMETVQREFKRLIQINDTTAVLMAEMASGIELFLGAKYEDKFGHIILCGIGGIFVEVFKDVTSGLAPLTMCEAAAMIKNLRAYRIIKGYRGKNGVKERKFAEIMVRLSTLLRFAVEIKELDINPLLGDGDKIIAVDARIRIEKKSLP
- a CDS encoding RNA recognition motif domain-containing protein, with the translated sequence MNIFVGSLPFKIEESELQEIFEEYGEVTSVKIITDRATGRSKGFGFVEMTNEEEAKKAIEELNNAEIEGRTIVVNKAEEKKEGSRPSGGFRGGNSGGGFRGGNSGGGGFRGGSGGAGGFRGGNAGGGGGFRGGDRGGNSGGGFNRGGGSSAGGNRRSEY
- a CDS encoding phenylacetate--CoA ligase family protein; this translates as MYWENELETLKRNDLEKLQFKRLKSTIQSAMNSPYYGNLYKQMGLSADSVRSVSDIQKLPFTTKQNLRENFPYGFLGLPTKELIRLHSTSGTTGNPTVIFHNRHDIDSWANLMARSLFCAGVRDTDVFQNICGYGLFTGGLGFQYGVERLGCLSIPAGAGNSPRQIKLMQDYGTTAIHAIPSYLNRLYEVFLEEGLDPRKDTKLHTFVIGAEPHTEGQRRRIEEMYGVKAYNSFGLTEMNGPGVAFECTCQNGLHIWEDAYLVEIINPETLEPITDGEVGELVLTTLDRQAMPLIRYRTRDLTRILPGTCACGRTHVRLDRITGRSDDMFIVKGCNIFPMQIEGVLMKVPEVGADYLITLKTIDGNDEMIIEVEVKKDWFNGDISRLDKLTKQLTALIRDEVLVKPIIRLVEPNSLPKPEGKAVRVKELRIALNS
- a CDS encoding phenylacetate--CoA ligase family protein yields the protein MIWNEKIECASRDEMRDIQSERLKETVTRIYHNVPSYRQKMQAVGLVPDDIKSVDDLSKLPFTLKTDLRDNYPFGLFTVPMSEIVRIHASSGTTGKPTVVGYTRKDLNNWAEMITRGLCMAGVHRDDIVQVAYGYGLFTGGLGMHYGCENLGASVIPISGGNTDKQLQLMQDFGTTVLACTPSYSLHLGEELAAKGIKKEDLKLRIGIFGAEPWTENMRKEIEASLGIKAIDIYGLSEIMGPGVSCECEHQAGMHIMEDHFIPEIIDPITLQPLPAGEVGELVFTTITKEGIPLIRYRTRDLTRLNYEKCACGRTLVRMEKCKGRSDDMLIIRGVNVFPSQIESVLLEMSETAPHYLLIVEREGNLDTLKLMVEVQEQFFSDEIRQLEALRKKIKNKLQSTLGISVDVKLVEPKTIERTAGKAKRVIDNRNL
- a CDS encoding ACT domain-containing protein, with the translated sequence MIIKQLSVFLENKTGRLNEVTQLLGNAGINMSAMSLADTSEFGILRMIASEPEKALSILKEAEFSVRLTDVVCLNSPNEPGALARALDILSGEGVFIEYLYAYSMDNKTANIVLKPDNIQKCIEVLQAHQLELVSASEMYKI
- a CDS encoding prephenate dehydratase, with the translated sequence MKKIAIQGIAGSFHEDAARRYFEDEIEVVECKSFTSVCNLIDTDQVNIAVMAIENSIAGSLLQNYALIRDYHLKIIGEIYIHIQMHLMANPGVAKEDIKTIYSHPIAIKQCAEYLESQFPNVHIIENQDTAASGKLVHDQKLTDAAAIGNQRTAELYELDILDSGLETNRQNYTRFLILSKHARHNDLANKASVCFEVGHYYGALANVLNTFAENKINLTKIQSVPIIGKPNEYTFHIDVEWDSLENYEKALHAILKNVSSLSVLGEYERGELAIHNQ